A window of Anas acuta chromosome 5, bAnaAcu1.1, whole genome shotgun sequence genomic DNA:
AAACACTGGTATGGTACCAATGTTGTTCTAGCTAtcaagtgcagagcagagcactgtatgggctgctgcagggaaagttagcTCCATCCCAGGAGGACCCAGTACACTATCCcaacatttttataaacatgTCAAAATAGCTGAAACCTTGCTGTCTTTTGGTACTAGGAGAATTCAAAGTGGTAGGTTACACACCAAAGTCTACAAGATCTGCTATTTTGTAACCCACTTCATTTGGAGAGGGTCAACTCCTTCCTCTGATGGTTTTTGTATTTCCAAAGCCTACACCAGTAGGATAATATTGCCTTTTTCACTGGTATTTCTAATAAGGTTTAAACTGGTTTGGTTGGGTTAAGCAATGCCCCAGGAGAAATTGAAATTTTCCTTGTTGTATAATTTCAGAATTATTGtttgtagctttttttcccccccccccttaaaaatattcttttgaaagAACGCTGCTCTTTCTCCATCTGCCCCTGCTGTCTTTAATTCAGGACCACAGTCGGCTTTGCTAAAAGCCCAGAAATTTCTGAAAGAGCTAGTATATTCATTATACTGGTCCAAAGAACAGACTCCAGTGAAGCCTACACAATATACTCCAGCAGAACAGTGGAGGAACTGGGGATACTGCTTCTTAAAATAGCTTCACTCATCTGCTCTCCCTCACTCTTTGTTGGTTACTTATCAACACCTGTTACTCCTCAGCTGGTTGCTCCTCAGCTGGTTGAAGCAAAGATAGCCATGCtccatttcatagaatcattaaggtggaaaagacctccaagatcagctggtccaaccatccccctaccaccaatgtcatcactaaaccatgtccctaagcgccacgtccaacctttccttgaacaacCCCAAGGATGGGGACTCCCTGGACAACCCGCTCCAATGCCTGAccgctctttctgagaagaaatgtctacTCATTTCCAAAGTAAACATCCCCATGCCCCCTAGTAGTAttgctagttatctgtgagaagaggctgacccccagctccccacaccttcctttcaggcagttgtagagagcagtgaggtctgccctgagcctcctcttctccagactgaacaaccccagttccctcagccgctcctcacaggacttgtgtcccaggcccctcaccagcttcgtagccctgctctggacatgctccagggccttgatgtccttctggtactgaggggcccaaagctgaacccagcactcgaggtgcggcttcaccagagcagagtacgggggacaatcacctccctgttcctgctggctgcactattcctgatacaaggcaggatgctgttggttttgttttacccCCTGTCTTCTTTCTAAATGTGACTAGGCTGAGTTTTATGAATTACAGGTAATTAATATTGCAGACAATAGCACATACCAGAGCATCCAGTGAAGGGAAACACAACTTCAGTTCTTTCAATGGTTTGCACTtaagttcatagaatcacagaatcatagagaagaagaatttctttactctgtgggtggtgaagcactggcacaggctgcccagagaagctgtggatgcctcatccttcaaagtgtttaaggccaagctggatggggctttaagcAACCTGGActagtgggaagtgtccctgcctatggcaggggggctggaaccagatgatttttaaggtcccttccaacccaaaccattctatgattccatgattaaAATATACTAAGTTCTTTGTCATTGATACTGTGGTGATAGATTatcaatttacattttttgtttgttttgtttattttgttttgtttgatttctgtttGAGTTTTTGCAAAAGCATCTGctcatggaaaacaaaagcgGCTTGAGGGAAAGTACCAGACTTTATGATTTTTCTGCCAAATATTTCTGAggaattttaaagtatttagaaaaaatgtttaaaactgtCAAAGGGAAGAGTTGGAAGAAGAAGAGGCATCATTGTCACTTTTTATAACCTTGCAAAGAAATGAAGATTacaattaaaatgaagattCAATTCACTCAAACTCATTTTCCAGTCAGTATCATTGTGATAGCTGAATTTCATTACAAACTGGGTGAAGAAAACtttccagaaacagaaaacacaatgaaacaatttaaaaactaCACAGGTTTTCTCAGAAGGTAGAAGGACCCTTCCTGTTTAGGTCTAACTCATATCTTTAAGACATTTAAGAAGAGATATTTGAAACCCTTCTGCCCAGGGACAGATCTTAgatgggaggcagcaggatCCCATCCCACCTGAGCTTTCCTTTGTAAAGTCTTTCTgagttttttcctttgtactgAGCAGAGTTGTGTCAGATGTGCTGGCATTGAGCCCAggactgcagctgcagagggaggGTGCACACTGAATATGGTAGCACCCCATACCTGTACAGCAGCGTTAGAGAAACAGATATCAGCATCACCCTAAAAACCCTGCTGGTACCAGAGTCTCTGCCTGTGTGACCCCTTCTCTCACCTACCTGTACTATTTGCAATGTTGCATGTGCTCAATAGCTCAGATGTTCCCAATGAGAGGTACTCTGTAGACAGTGAGCAGAGGCAGTCCATACAATTCATATGGCTAAAAGTAGATGGAGAATGCTGTCCCGGGTGTCATGTTGTCTTGAATCAATTAATCTAATTACCTTTCATGAGGAGAACAAAACTGCAGATACACGATCAGAGGTTGCATCCATATGCCACTGACCCCAGCCTCCAAGGTGCTAGGCTCCCATGCTTATACCCTGTCCCATGCCAGGATGAATGTCAAGTCGCATGGCGTGCCCTTGTGCCAGAGGTTTCCAGTGGGGAGCTAAGGTGGGCCACTGAGGACTGCAGAGTCAGAGCCTTGCCTATTTGCCCATGCTTGGCAGTGTTCATGGATTTTGAACAATCAGGGCTTGCTGCCCTAATGGATATTGATTCTGTCAGGCGCAGGGGAAGCCAAGtttctttttagaaatgaaagatttcCCTCTGAGAGAAGGCACAGCTGCTCTGTAGCAGGGCAACAGTACACTGATCTCTCTCATCATCCTGTTGTCTAGGAGAGGCATCCCAAAATTGTCATCTTTGCCTGTAGGGTGCGGAGCTGCTCAATCACATTTCTGAAGATTCCCGCAGTGCATGTGGGGCTAGAGGATTGTAAGGGATGCACTCCTCCATCTGAGGAGCCTTTCTTTTGAACACCAGCCTTGCTGCACCTTTGGGCCAAAGGTTGTGTGGTCAAAAAAGTACATTTACTTGGAATAAATAGACTTCTTCATATTGGTCAAAAAGTTGAAGATTACCTGAGCTTGCTGTGTCAGTTCTACAACATCCTTTCACAACACTGGGGGAAACTGTCAGACAATGTTAATAACTTTATAGGGAGTACTACAAGTTACAAGGTAAATTTATATTGAACAAAGATCCTGCTGAGATAAGGCAAAATAAGAGGAGCCTGCTCCTCAAGCCAATATCCATTGTTAGGAAGGTGGAGTGTAAAAATACAGGCCTTGCCTAAACCATGGGTGCCAGCTCCCAGATTCCTGTGTGAGATACATAGGTAATTATTTGAGCTAGAGaatctggcagcagcagaaattgTCTTGAAGCCAAaagtgaaatataaataaaagacacatgattattatttttttttctctgcacttgTCTTCAAATAGTATACAGTTATGCTTGGAATTTTGATAGAATAAACTTCTCATATTTCTATTGTAAGGTTTGTTTGGTCTGGAGTGATTTCAGAGAGAATGGGAAACATGGGTATCTTATTCCCCACAGGATAGTTTTACAACAGAGCTCTCCAAGCAGAAGAGCTTCTACTTAGAAGCAGCTCCCAAGGAAATGAGGACAGCTCTCATTTCTTGCTTCATGCACAACATCTCTTGTCATTGAACAAGCCAAACTTGGACCCAGCCAGCTAAACCCTTAGAAGGGGAGAATGcttggggctggcagctccagaAGGTTTCAAATGCTTGCTCCAATGGTCAGGGTATGAATGAGAGGTAGGATGTGATTTCATCTGGATTCAGTTCATCTTCAGGAGACTGCGTGTTTGATGTTCTTGCTAAAGTCTAATCTTTTTCCTAATGTGAataaggaaagaggaaaatcgggaagctgtggtggctgtgccacagcaaatatgttttcaaagtGACACAAACTGAGATGCTGTTGAGGACTGTTCTGCTGCTCCTGTATGTTAGAAGATATCAGACTGATCATTTCAATGACATTCCAGAGAATTTCAtcaaatgacttttaaaatcactggaaaagctacacattttttttcattatactCTAATTAATACAAATGCTGAACCACCACAGAACATCTGTGGTACGTCTAGGGAGAGGTTAATCTATTAGAAAAGTGTtaattctcattatttttgtaaGATTCTTAGATTTGAGGTTGGTTAGGGATAAAGTAGTTGCAGCATTTTCTGACACAAAAGCAATAACATTAAGTGAAGCTAGTAGGAGCTGTGCATTGGAACAAATTGTTGCAGAAAACATCCAGTTATCCCAGTTCAGCTCTGCATGCCAGGATATTCTGAAATCTGGCATTTAATCTGGGCAAATCAGGTACATTCTCCCTTTATGGGGAGAAAACTGTATGTTGCAGTTCCTCACAGACACCTGACCAGTTTTGCTGGGCTTCTGCAGTATGGATGATCTGTACCTGTGGTGGCTCGAAGTGCCTGTCTCTGGAAATGTCTGTACAAAGATCATGATGCCTTGCCCATCATGAGTGCTTACTTCAGCTTCTGGCTTCCTGGGTCAGGAATCACTGGGAGAAAAGTATGTGCTGGCAGTTAGCTTCTTGTGTAATTCATACACAACTCAGCTTCATGCACCTGTAATATTTTGTCACTGTCATTCTGCAAGTTGCAAGATCCTTTAAGAAACTCCATctaagctgcagcagcacataaCTGGACCAAAGGGCATTTTATCTCCATACTGACCCTCTGAGTTTGCAGTTTTACTTGAGATAGTCTTCTGCAGATTTGACTTTGAAGTATTTTGGATGCCCACTGGGGTTTTCCTGTGTAAAGATCActgtctgcttctttctttataCATACCTTCCCATTCCTTGTGttgcagatttttattattattatttttaatcaaatggcttttcttaaaaacaacaacaacaacaaaaccacagctCTCATTCTGTATGATAGAGAAACATCTGCTTTCATTTGCTGAGTCCTGACTACTTGGATTTGCTTCCATACATATTTAAATTGTACTATACAGttatgcaattatttttcagtgtcctTGACAGATAGAATGTGACTATTTAAATTGCATCCTCTGTTTTAACAATCTGAAAGGTTATGGGAACTTCTTCGACTTTATGCTTATCTACCTAATTTCTGAGCATGGTGATTGTGATGGGAACTCCTGGTGACTGCATGCTACACCCTGATGAAAATGTGAGACAGGAGCTAATGGATGTATGCCCTTTTACAgtgctttcattattttccttatttttctaaCTGTTTTTGAATCTTTAGAAATGCTCAGAAGACCAACAATGCCaagttttaatgaattttaatagTGTTTGAGACGTGAGTCTATATAATAGAAAATCAAGTATATGTTCAAGTGAATTTTGAGTGTGCAATTTCTCAGAAAAGTCTCAAAACCCTCAATCTTTCTCTTATTTCATACCTCAGGTAGTCATTTTGTAATTGGATATCGATAGTCTTCTCATTTTCTAAGCCTGTAGAAAGTTATAACAGTGTTTCTTATTTCTGCTAACCTTCCATGAGTTGTTTCCATGCatgtggagaaaaaacaactaAAGAACAGTCATTCATTCCTATTCTGTAAATTGTCATGTCATATAAAGGGAAATCCTCTTGAAGGAAAGCCACAGGAGCTCAGTGTTTGTCTCTTTTGCACCACTCAACCAGCTAGTAATGTTACGTTTAGGAAGCAAACAGATAATGGCTCAGTTGAATCCCAATGCACTGGTCAGTGGACTCTTAATTAAGAACAAGAGGCATTCAGTATGTCTTCGAGCATAGCAAAATTTCTTGTTTGTATTCAGTTGTATAATGTATTACAAGATATTGTATTATGTGTTCACAGGAAATCTTATAAAGagcttttatattttacacttaaataaaaagcacacaTAAAATCACTGAATACACGGGGCTTTGTATAACAGAATGAACACTggtaaaaatataagaaaataatgtttcttcttttcatgtacttgttcacagaaataattattgAAGGCATATCAGATCTGAGCTTGTGAGGATGTCAGCTTAGTGTGTGTGTTAAtcactgctgcaggagaagaTGGCAGCATTTCATGATTACTTACATTTCATTATGACCAGCAGCATCCAAAGGATCTTCTGCCCATTCCTGTGTACTCCTGATTTACACAGAGGCAGTGCCCAACCTGCCACATCACTTTTGAAATTTGTGACCTAccttccatgtgaattttccGTTTGTGTTATGAATCACCTTCCTAGGTGACTGCCTAGCTTTGTGAGAAATGTTTGTCTAGGGGATGaataatgattttgaaaaacTGGTTCTTCTTCCAACAATTGAGAATTCTCTTTGTCATAGTGTACTGCTTTCATTCAAAAACCAGataattttttcctatttgtggTCACTTGTATTATAACATTTTCAAGACATAAACAGTGTCTTACTTGGAAATACTGTTGCTCAAGCTGttacaaaatgaaatagaaatatttcatgtaCTTCTATGTCTGAGCATCCTTCAGTGCCAAAACATGTCTACACTATGTCCCACAAACACATGATTTAAACTGGGtatgtttgtttaatttaaaggaGGCGAACAGTAGCATCTGATCACAAAGCACCTGCTTTCCTTGCACCAGAAATTTAAACAAGAttcacagaacaaatgaaatattaaaagtgtACTAATTGCTATCgtggctgcagggcagaggCATATCTTGGTCTCCCTACAATGCTTGCAGCCTCCTCCTGACTGGTcaactttgtttttcactcagtgAACTTTAGGAAGACAAAagtttgttgtttgctttgttatttgtttgttgctcatttatttatttatttatttattctaactGCAGGAGCACTTCAGGTTTGGACTGTTTGTGTGAAACAACAAATTCGTTAACTTCAGTCTGCTGCCCTGacttatttctgctttgtcttaGTCTTCTcttacaaaatcatttttcctgATCTCACTCAAATACACAAAATCAAAGGGCAGATTTTCTATGACTCATCTGGATTGTTATATATGGTTATCATAAAGTAGAAGCCAAACTTCAAGAACATTCTAGCTGTTCCAAAAGTTACACTGTCTAAAACTTCTACTTAGAAGGAAGTGGTAttactgctgtttgcttttctctggaTAGTGGATAGAAGCCCTTCATTCAATCCATTaaagaagtaaaagcaaaattacCATATCGGAGAAATATATTAATTAGCACATTTGTCGGTGCTAAGTGTGCAAGAAAGGCTAGATGTCTTTAATGGTTTACCTTCTACCAGCAATAGCAGTAGAAAGGGTTATGAAATACTCAATTATGGAAAAGAATCACAATGTCAAGAAGCCATGGTCCTTAGACTCTTTATGTTCATTTTTAGCTTTAAGTCTCCAGAAGGTTCATCATCATTTTTCTAGCAAAACAGACTAACTTTTCATccaatgcaaatatttttttttcatattttaattctcaaagtttgaaaaaaaaaaacaaaaaaacaaaaaaacaagcattttgtactttaaaacaacagaatttaTATTTATCTGAATTTGAGTGATTAGCTGCAGTGCAGGCAAGACCCCATTCTTGTGCTATACATCCCTATGCTTTGAGTCATTTGTTAAAAAGTAACAGTCATGAAGTAGGGAGTGAaccaaaataattcttttctgATGGTTCTGGTGTTActtggcaggcagctaagcaccacacagctcacTCCCCCTGTCACAGTGGGATAGGGgaaagaatcaggaaaaaaaaaaaaagttaaaactcatggattgagataaagacagtttaataggatggaaaagaaagggaaaataataaaaaatatttttattattataaaggAGTGTACAAAGCAAGCAATGTACAATGCATTTTCTCACCATCTGCTGACACCATCCAGCGAGACCCTGAGCAATGGCAGTCCTGCTTCAGCCAAATCCCTCATTCTTATTGCTCagcatgacaccacatggtGAGGAATATCCctctggccagtttgggtcacctgtcctggctgtgtcccctcccagtttcttgtgcactcccagcctccttgctggcgAGACAGTATAAGAAGCTGCAAAATCCTTGACTTAGTACAAGTacagctctgcaacaactaaacaGTCAGTTTGTTATCAgtattattctcatcctaaatcagaaacacagcaccataccagctacttggaagaaaattaactccatgtcagctgaaaccaggacactgatACATATTTTGTAGGACTGCAGCTTCTGGATACTAGTTACTACTGTCCAAAGTAAAGAATCtagagtttgtttttgtttctgtaagaaaaagaaagggcaTGCATCCAAAGTGTGAAAATTCATTAAAGTTCTGTTCCACTGCACCTTGTGTTAGCACAGGTTGGTATATCTGTGCGTACAATCaaaaagctaaatattttaagagattaattaaaaattcacCTTCAAGTGTTATTTGGCTAGGAATAAAAAGCTTAACTACCTAAGCTTCTGTTTACTACATATGTCTCTGAAGAGGCAGGAAATGTCAAAAGAAGCTGTGCAAATAACCATTAGATAGTTTATGACATTAACCTGTTCAGTACACTTCTAGCCTAAAAGTCACCAatacaaaacaagacaaaacgACATAACATTCTTTCTGCCCATATATAATAAGGAGATGCTCCCAGATATACAGTTAGGGATGACAGAGGCTGAAGTTCAGAACAGAGCTCATGTTCTCTTGTCAGGCCAGAGGAAGGAGGAACATAGCAGTGTGCCCTAGACTGGCCAGAAACACCTGTCCTTGCAGCTGAACATAATTTATACAAACTGTCTAGAAAAGGTATCATCCATCATATATTAGTGTGCTATCCTTCCCTTGCCACATGTGCTGTCCTGACTGGGACTTTGGATGAACCCAGGTTACTGCCACAAATGTCTTCACATGAAACCAGTGCATTGCCACATACACAGACAGAGGAGATTTGGAGTGGCAACATGCAGCCGCCAGAACAGGCTTCTCCCTGTTAATTACAGGAACGGTTTGATTTGCTGGTCATTGTCGCCACCTGTACAACTATTCCTGCTCTACCCGTGGAGACACAGCCTGGGCAGTCCTGAGTGGTCATATGATAAAGACAGGAGGTGTGTCTCattgcaaagaggaaaaaatggacaGAGTTAATAGTTCATTAGCTCTCATAATACAAgtatgaagggaaaaaaaaaaaacaaacacattaaattTACATAGAGTGGATAgaatttcaaacaaatgcaCAATATGTAAATTACAGTTgcaataactttattttttatatatatatatttcataatttAGATATTTAAGTActcaaaatataattaattatatctgtattttaagCCCTGCTTTGGTGAATGACAATAAAAATCACTGGGAGGTCCCACTTCCTAATGAATACTGcactatataaataaatacctgcATTGTCAGATTAAGCACTGTCAATATGAAATTTCAAGACTAATATCACAGTTATAAAGACCTTAGAATTTAAGAATTAAACTCTGTCATTAACGTTCATGGACTGACATGCATTATTCTGCACTATATCATCATCactaacatgaaataaataaaagagctgAAACAGTTCAACAGAAATCCAGCCTTACAGATGTCCTGACCCTGTCACAGCAGCTCCGAAACAAGAACTATTACTGTCAGCTGCAGATAGACGGGTCAGGTTTCCCATTGTGTCTCACATGCAGTGAATAgctgtgggtagttagggtctggcggccggaagatgtcgcgatgtacggaaaggtggagcccctcccttgatggacagtagcgtgtggcctgtgctgtaagcaagcggaagtgacgctatgggcctcggctATATAAGCCCctgtgactcgacaataaacgccatttgccatccaccacattggtgtctgtgagccgatggaccgagcggcctggggttggtcgccgtgccgttcctgaaccaggtcgccactgccccctgaaggcaacaagtggtgcCGAAACCCGGGAAAACTCCTGGATTCGGGTGAACGGCGGCCGGAGCGGCGGGACCAGCCCGGCGGGGAGGAAGCTCCCGGaccaacaaggaagatggaaaccctTGTGAAGGTCGTATCAAAGTTGTGGAAGCTGTGGGGTGGCTCGGCTGAGGAAGCCAGGGATGCCGGTGGGGAACCAGAGCCTGGGGAAATCCGGGAGAGACCACGGCCATGTGCGCCCCAGTACGGTGCTGAACTAGGAGACGAAGAGTCGGGTGAAGAAGCCTCCGTCGGGAACGGGGATGAAGCGTTAGGTTTTACTAACACGTGGAAATGCGAGAAAGAGAACGGTTGCGGGGACGaccggggaggaggtagaagcgtgagagaggggcagagagccgaTCGGAACGGCCATCCGAAAACACGCTCCTGTGGCACAAACGCCTCGCTGAGAAGGCGGCGGGGCGAGCCACGAGGCAGAGAGCGGCCCGCCcgcaggggtggggggcggggccggaaCTCGATGGGAGGGTACCGGAACGTGGAGGTGAGCAGTCAGTCAAGCTCTGACTCCGGATCAGATACCGATTCAAATTCGGAGGAGGAAGTGGGGACAGATAGCAGAAATATCCCCATCCGAAATAAAGCTGCACCGCGAGGCAGAGAAATTCCTCTCACagattggaggaaaattaagattgcgTGCACCATCTTGGCTTTATCGGGCATGCTAGCGTTGCCGGTCTGGGTGACAGACAGGGGGCAGAGGGTTCACTCACCAATAAACCCTAAGGATGTGCAAGCGATAGTTAAAGCCATTGTGGataaagggcttcattctgcaatggtctccaccctcatagatggtgttttcaggGGAGACGACATGCTCCcgtttgatataaaacaaacttgtagaCTGATCTTTGACGGGGGTGggatgattatttttaaacGAGAATGGGGGGACAACTGTATGAGACAGCTGGCCCAAGTAACTGGGACAGATCACACACTGTATGGCTCTAGCCTGCAGCGGCTAATGGGTACGGACCCAACAGTGATCACCCCCCAGGCGCAAGTCCAGGGCCTGAGGGCCCATGAAGGTATGGCAACTCGTGCGGCCAGAGAAGCTCCAAACAGCCGACGCCCcaatttcagaacaaaactaatgaaaactgagtttctgttcacaggaacgGATCATCGGGCACCCCCGTAATCTGTATACCCCAGCGACATGAGAAGACAATAAGTCAGCAAGCGTCCTGTCTAAGCCTGAGAGTTCCACACTGGCAGAATCCAGACACCAGCGAAGCGGcctccgtgggtggggggctgcaatgcgtttgtgtgatcttatctttggaccttgtatacgaaatatgcttgtgttgtttgttaaaagttggttagagaaagttaacattatgttggtagaacaccaacaactactttaagagtgtatttactcagggttaccGGTTACCtcttagttttctcctggttattgtgccttatgttttttagttaagttatgatgtctacGTCTTAAGATTGTtgtattttagctaatttggttgtgcatagggaggggggaaatgtgggtagttagggtctggcggccggaagatgtcgcgatgtacggaaaggtggagcccctcccttgatggacagtagcgtgtggcctgtgctgtaagcaagcggaagtgacgctatgggcctcggctATATAAGCCCctgtgactcgacaataaacgccatttgccatccaccacattggtgtctgtgagccgatggaccgagcggcctggggttggtcgccgtgccgttcctgaaccaggtcgccactgccccctgaaggcaac
This region includes:
- the LOC137856614 gene encoding uncharacterized protein; this translates as METLVKVVSKLWKLWGGSAEEARDAGGEPEPGEIRERPRPCAPQYGAELGDEESGEEASVGNGDEALGFTNTWKCEKENGCGDDRGGGRSVREGQRADRNGHPKTRSCGTNASLRRRRGEPRGRERPARRGGGRGRNSMGGYRNVEVSSQSSSDSGSDTDSNSEEEVGTDSRNIPIRNKAAPRGREIPLTDWRKIKIACTILALSGMLALPVWVTDRGQRVHSPINPKDVQAIVKAIVDKGLHSAMVSTLIDGVFRGDDMLPFDIKQTCRLIFDGGGMIIFKREWGDNCMRQLAQVTGTDHTLYGSSLQRLMGTDPTVITPQAQVQGLRAHEGMATRAAREAPNSRRPNFRTKLMKTEFLFTGTDHRAPP